Proteins found in one Triticum urartu cultivar G1812 chromosome 4, Tu2.1, whole genome shotgun sequence genomic segment:
- the LOC125552148 gene encoding telomere repeat-binding protein 5-like has product MVFQKRTSSEMESCGGSHVAEMPRVPKSARGKRSVRKKESQGQAMCAFDLLATVAGKLLDEGEGSLGNMSAGSPVLAASAKDVCVKQEQCDEEGKHLKNDVMDQDSCNESALISHIASQRLADHHSRKGEDLNEVPKAKSEAVDKEPSMISCTKADLGSNFGAIADRWSPESVESGAFTGDAAANVMALSAAAFNKSAPDMYNLLDPMDVDVKPPPLVSSDSTGEMPLYGGKIHKSVSFPRGPKGGAEYSVDRENDDDDDKSSGCTHSSTATNRGFRPNCTADQSRVKKFLACKYRKVAPARMHKGDLSYSDADRKPSFRNKKMYYTRQRTQRSTFKRRKMLDRHSTLVSEEFAKSNAKRTTKVNAREPHAASLEANKGSNSMPFHGSCKSNDCHVKLKIKSFKVPELLIEIPETASVGSLKKTVLEAVNAMLGGGLRVGVLHHGKKIRDDSKTLMQAGIGHDDILDNIGFSLEPNCTRHSSQLAAPEDIEFLETVETTEPLARIAPADSSSKHGEVDASQELALTPLTANYQGNDHDSVHSPGGISSPEKASANSRAIVPVTPVDSSAGAIVPANKAKRSAEQGQRRIRRPFSVAEVEALVLAVEKLGTGRWRDVKLRAFDNAKHRTYVDLKDKWKTLVHTASISPQQRRGEPVPQDLLDRVLAAQSYWSQQQAKLQPKTPPLAEARLLT; this is encoded by the exons ATGGTGTTCCAGAAGAGGACGTCGTCGGAGATGGAGTCGTGCGGTGGAAGCCACGTCGCGGAGATGCCGCGCGTCCCGAAATCCGCGAGG GGCAAGAGATCGGTTAGGAAGAAGGAGAGCCAGGGCCAGGCGATGTGCGCGTTTGACCTTCTCGCGACGGTGGCCGGCAAGCTGCTCGATGAGGGCGAGGGCTCGCTGGGGAACATGAGCGCCGGCTCCCCGGTCCTCGCTGCTTCTGCCAAGGATGTCTGCGTGAAGCAAGAGCAGTGCGACGAGGAGGGGAAGCACCtcaagaatgatgtgatggaccaGGATAGCTGCAATGAGAGCGCGTTGATTTCCCACATTGCGTCTCAGAGACTGGCGGATCACCATTCTCGGAAGGGGGAGGATCTGAATGAGGTTCCAAAGGCAAAGTCTGAGGCTGTGGACAAGGAACCCTCGATGATAAGTTGTACCAAGGCTGACTTGGGTAGTAATTTCGGGGCGATCGCGGACAGGTGGTCGCCTGAATCCGTGGAGTCAGGGGCCTTCACCGGGGATGCAGCGGCAAATGTGATGGCATTGTCCGCAGCAGCCTTCAACAAGAGCGCCCCTGACATGTACAATCTTCTCGACCCCATGGATGTCGATGTGAAGCCGCCTCCTTTGGTCAGCTCTGACAGCACCGGCGAGATGCCATTATATGGCGGCAAAATTCACAAGTCCGTCTCCTTTCCGAGGGGTCCAAAAGGAGGAGCAGAGTATTCTGTAGATAGAGagaatgatgatgatgatgataaatCTTCCGGGTGCACGCATTCGAGCACCGCCACTAACAGGGGCTTCAGGCCCAATTGTACAGCTGACCAAAGTAGGGTGAAGAAGTTCCTCGCCTGCAAGTACAGGAAAGTTGCTCCAGCCAGAATGCACAAAGGAGATCTTTCCTATAGTG ATGCTGACCGGAAGCCTTCTTTCCGAAACAAGAAAATGTATTATACGCGGCAAAGGACCCAAAGGAGTACATTTAAGCGAAGGAAGATGTTGGATCGTCATTCAACTCTAGTATCTGAAGAATTTGCAAAATCAAATGCAAAGAGAACCACAAAGGTTAATGCAAGAGAACCACATGCTGCTTCCTTGGAAG CAAATAAGGGCAGCAACTCAATGCCATTCCATGGATCTTGTAAATCAAACGATTGCCATG TGAAACTTAAGATCAAATCTTTCAAGGTGCCTGAACTTCTAATTGAGATCCCAGAAACTGCTTCTGTTGGTTCACTGAAG AAAACTGTTCTGGAGGCAGTAAATGCCATGCTTGGAGGTGGTCTGCGTGTGGGTGTTCTTCACCATGGAAAGAAAATCAGGGATGATAGCAAAACCTTAATGCAAGCTGGGATTGGTCATGATGATATTCTGGACAACATAGGCTTTTCACTGGAGCCCAACTGTACACGGCATTCATCACAACTTGCAGCTCCTGAAGATATCGAATTCCTAGAAACTGTTGAAACCACTGAACCCCTAGCAAG GATCGCACCTGCTGACTCATCCTCGAAGCACGGCGAAGTAGATGCCTCACAGGAGCTTGCATTGACACCCTTGACAGCTAATTACCAGGGAAATGATCATGATTCAGTGCACTCTCCTGGGGGCATCTCCTCACCTGAGAAAGCTTCAGCAAACTCGCGAGCTATTGTTCCAGTTACACCTGTAGATTCCAGCGCAGGGGCGATAGTTCCAGCAAACAAGGCGAAGAGATCAGCAGAACAGGGGCAGCGTCGAATCAGACGTCCCTTCTCTGTTGCTGAAGTGGAAGCACTTGTGCTTGCAGTCGAAAAGCTTGGAACTGGAAG ATGGCGAGATGTTAAACTTCGTGCTTTTGACAATGCCAAGCATCGGACCTATGTTGATCTCAAG GACAAATGGAAGACGCTGGTGCACACGGCGAGCATCTCGCCCCAGCAGCGGCGCGGTGAGCCGGTGCCGCAGGATCTGCTCGACCGGGTCCTTGCGGCCCAGTCCTATTGGTCCCAGCAGCAGGCCAAGCTCCAGCCTAAGACGCCCCCACTGGCTGAGGCTCGCCTGCTCACCTAA